A DNA window from Bacteroides cellulosilyticus contains the following coding sequences:
- a CDS encoding glycoside hydrolase family 28 protein, which yields MGAKAFLFVLCSILLLGACGTPKTGGTIYNIMDYGAKGDGVTDDAAAIQAAIDQCSKSGGGTVLVPAGRTFMCSPFHLASFVELHLEPNSCLLANPDEAVYTLSAFRDNRGEGMMWIYGQDLKEVSITGTGAIDGNGVSFMGKELEDSYELKPVTDFDPRPHVLTLINIEKTVIRDVTIRNSAYWTVHLIGCNDVSIDGISILNNLKIRNGDGIDVDHSKNVRIANCHIESGDDCICLKNRREFEEYGSCEDIVVTNCTMVSRSCAIKIGSENMDKINNVLFNNCIIKNSNRGIGIQNRDEGTITNVIFSNMIVDCMFFSDVWWGKAEPIYVTSYPRAVGNHKDAGWRFPKGAIEGRCGEVSRIYFTNIKCTSENGIFVGGDTQDKVNHIYFEDVDLLLQKRTAYEGGIYDKRPCVGEGFIYDKTYGFYIDTASDILIDDCIVTWGDIRPDQAAEGIGQRDVRNLKIKE from the coding sequence ATGGGAGCAAAAGCATTTTTGTTTGTCCTGTGCAGCATCTTGCTGTTAGGGGCATGCGGCACTCCGAAGACCGGAGGGACTATTTATAATATTATGGACTACGGAGCCAAAGGTGATGGTGTCACCGATGACGCCGCGGCCATACAAGCGGCTATCGATCAGTGTTCCAAGTCGGGTGGCGGAACGGTACTGGTTCCGGCAGGGCGTACTTTCATGTGCAGCCCTTTCCATCTGGCCTCATTTGTAGAACTGCATCTGGAACCCAATTCCTGTCTGCTTGCCAATCCTGATGAGGCTGTCTATACACTGAGCGCTTTCCGTGATAATCGTGGTGAAGGCATGATGTGGATTTATGGTCAAGATCTGAAGGAGGTATCCATCACCGGAACAGGAGCCATAGATGGAAACGGTGTCTCCTTTATGGGTAAGGAACTGGAAGACTCTTATGAACTGAAACCGGTGACCGACTTTGATCCCCGTCCGCATGTACTGACGCTTATTAATATAGAGAAAACAGTAATCCGTGATGTGACAATCCGCAACAGTGCCTATTGGACGGTTCATCTCATCGGTTGCAACGATGTTTCCATCGATGGCATCTCTATCCTGAATAACCTGAAGATACGCAACGGTGACGGCATCGATGTAGACCATTCCAAGAATGTGCGTATAGCCAATTGCCATATCGAATCGGGTGATGACTGCATCTGTCTGAAGAATCGTCGTGAGTTTGAAGAATACGGTTCGTGCGAAGACATAGTTGTGACCAACTGTACTATGGTTTCCCGTTCCTGTGCCATCAAGATCGGTTCGGAAAATATGGATAAGATTAATAATGTACTGTTCAATAACTGTATCATCAAGAATAGTAACCGTGGCATCGGTATTCAGAACCGGGATGAAGGAACGATTACCAATGTGATTTTCTCCAATATGATTGTGGATTGCATGTTCTTCTCTGATGTCTGGTGGGGAAAGGCGGAACCTATTTACGTGACTTCCTATCCGCGTGCCGTAGGCAATCATAAGGATGCCGGCTGGCGTTTCCCGAAGGGAGCTATCGAAGGACGTTGCGGAGAGGTGAGCCGTATTTACTTCACAAATATCAAATGCACCAGCGAGAACGGCATCTTTGTAGGTGGGGATACACAAGACAAAGTGAATCATATCTACTTTGAAGACGTAGACCTGCTATTGCAAAAACGTACGGCTTATGAGGGTGGTATCTATGATAAACGTCCGTGTGTGGGCGAAGGATTTATCTATGATAAGACGTATGGTTTTTATATCGATACGGCATCTGATATTCTGATAGATGATTGCATTGTTACTTGGGGAGATATCCGTCCCGATCAGGCAGCAGAAGGCATTGGGCAGAGGGATGTTCGTAATCTGAAAATAAAGGAATAA
- a CDS encoding histidine phosphatase family protein, whose amino-acid sequence MRQSIIFILYLLCTFTTRSQSVLTPEQAGSIYYAYPAPPSTYTPAPTGYEPFYISHYGRHGSRWMTADERYTEVVCVFDSLYQCSELTPLGVDVRERLHKVWEDACGCSGSITPLGERQHREIAERMYRNFPQVFRGGAFIDARSSTSLRCAMSMSYFTERLKELNPGLQVNRRAYHRYMDYIAYTSPEGEKFASEKAPWRRGFREFEKKNVRPERLMASLFVKPEAITDQDAMMRSLYWIAADMQNVELDLSFYDIFEYEELVGVWKTVNARMYVCNAAAPLNGGLMPRCAVPLLRNILESADAAIEKGTPAADLRFGHDTHLIRLLALMQIEGCSNQEVDMEKFHLAWQDYRVSPMGANLQLIFYRDKKNDILVKFLLNECEVALPLKSKMVPYYSWKEVETFLAEVIGKE is encoded by the coding sequence ATGAGACAAAGCATAATTTTTATCTTGTATTTGCTGTGTACTTTCACTACTCGTTCCCAGTCTGTATTAACTCCGGAGCAGGCAGGAAGCATTTATTATGCTTATCCTGCTCCTCCATCCACCTATACCCCTGCCCCTACTGGTTATGAGCCTTTCTACATCAGTCACTACGGTCGTCACGGTTCCCGCTGGATGACGGCGGATGAGCGTTATACGGAAGTTGTCTGCGTCTTTGATTCTCTTTATCAATGTTCCGAACTGACTCCCCTTGGCGTGGATGTCCGCGAACGTCTGCATAAGGTTTGGGAAGATGCCTGCGGATGTAGTGGAAGTATCACCCCACTTGGCGAGCGCCAGCACCGTGAGATAGCCGAACGGATGTATCGCAATTTTCCGCAAGTATTTCGGGGTGGTGCTTTCATTGACGCCCGCTCATCCACTTCCCTGCGTTGTGCCATGAGTATGAGTTATTTCACCGAACGCCTGAAAGAATTGAATCCTGGCCTGCAAGTAAACCGTAGAGCTTACCATCGGTATATGGATTATATCGCCTATACGTCCCCCGAAGGTGAGAAATTTGCTTCTGAGAAGGCTCCATGGAGGCGTGGCTTCAGAGAGTTTGAAAAAAAGAACGTCCGTCCCGAACGCCTGATGGCCTCCCTGTTTGTGAAGCCTGAAGCGATAACCGACCAAGACGCCATGATGCGCAGCCTTTATTGGATTGCCGCTGATATGCAGAATGTTGAGTTGGATTTGTCTTTCTATGATATCTTTGAATATGAGGAATTAGTAGGAGTCTGGAAGACAGTGAATGCCCGCATGTATGTTTGCAATGCTGCTGCTCCGCTCAATGGCGGCCTGATGCCTCGTTGTGCCGTACCTTTGCTGCGTAATATCCTGGAAAGTGCGGATGCCGCCATAGAGAAAGGAACCCCTGCGGCCGATCTCCGTTTCGGACATGATACCCATCTCATTCGTCTGCTTGCTTTGATGCAGATAGAAGGATGTAGTAATCAGGAGGTGGATATGGAGAAGTTTCATCTTGCCTGGCAAGATTACCGGGTTTCTCCTATGGGAGCTAATCTTCAATTGATTTTCTATCGCGATAAGAAGAATGATATACTGGTGAAATTTCTGTTGAACGAGTGTGAAGTGGCACTGCCGTTGAAGAGCAAAATGGTTCCTTATTATTCATGGAAAGAGGTTGAAACTTTCCTGGCGGAGGTAATAGGAAAAGAATAG
- a CDS encoding GH92 family glycosyl hydrolase, producing MKTKLITLSFLLLFSAKASAQDTGLTNYVDPRIGSEGLGRVFIGPSCPYGMVKPSPDCTPRPNSGWLPMPEQVDGFSQVHVSGTGGGPKYGNILVMPFCNGMDRINHIDHRKDETIKLGYYSTQFQSSGIQTEITTAPKASFYRFTYPKDSLKSLAIDAGFFLGESPVPDAREAQQFVGSEIQIISDHEVIGYTRIRGGWNNGRAYTVYFYAETDKPFINTATWKSDKITDEKFQYDSHQKTGALLRFNSSEDVIQLKVGISFLSSLKARQNAHTDIPHWSFETVHKQLLAQWEDLLQRIEISPRTPEAQKRMFYTGLYHTMIMPVDRSGENPLWADDEPYYDDFYAIWDTYRTSTPLITLIDPKRETDIVRSLINIYKRDGYMPDARSGNSNGRTQGGSNAEIVIADAFVKGLEGIDYELGLQAMLKDATVCPGDRHEAEGRGGLIPYLELGYIPYGIPRAGNRTVEYSYCDYAISLVAKGLGKEDLYQHYLKQSGNWKNLWRDDYEHAGAKGFIMPRDEKGNWLDEITFGKSKIQKPTFTYTPVTFEGPWYTPWWNMFFYEASSWEYSLSIPHDVPGLIEKCGGAEKFETRLDIFFDKGFFNVNNEPSFLSPCLYHWLGKPYRSSDRIREILSRNYNDGPVGLPGNDDSGAMSSWLVFHMMGLYPNAGQDYYLINTPLLEETIFRLDNGKTFRISTQGLSDKNRYIQSVTLNGAAYPYSAIRHKDIIAGGELILKMGKKPSEWGQQLLSNEENKK from the coding sequence ATGAAAACCAAACTAATCACACTATCCTTCCTATTGTTATTCTCAGCAAAAGCCTCTGCACAAGACACCGGACTTACCAATTACGTCGATCCGCGTATCGGTTCCGAGGGACTGGGCCGCGTCTTCATCGGTCCTTCCTGCCCCTACGGAATGGTGAAACCCTCACCGGACTGCACCCCACGTCCCAACAGCGGCTGGTTGCCCATGCCCGAACAGGTGGACGGCTTCTCCCAAGTACACGTTAGCGGAACAGGTGGCGGACCCAAATACGGCAACATCCTTGTAATGCCTTTCTGCAACGGAATGGACCGCATCAATCACATCGACCATCGCAAGGACGAAACAATAAAATTAGGATATTACTCCACCCAATTCCAGTCTTCCGGTATACAAACAGAAATTACCACTGCCCCCAAAGCATCGTTCTATCGGTTCACCTACCCCAAAGACTCCTTGAAATCACTGGCCATCGATGCCGGATTCTTCTTAGGTGAAAGCCCCGTACCCGATGCCCGCGAAGCTCAGCAATTCGTAGGTTCCGAAATACAAATCATCTCCGACCATGAAGTCATCGGCTACACCCGTATTCGCGGCGGATGGAACAATGGACGTGCCTATACAGTCTACTTTTACGCAGAAACCGACAAGCCTTTCATAAATACAGCTACCTGGAAAAGCGATAAGATCACAGATGAGAAATTCCAATACGACTCACATCAAAAGACCGGAGCCCTGTTGCGCTTCAACTCTTCTGAAGACGTTATACAACTGAAAGTAGGTATCTCCTTCCTCAGCTCACTGAAAGCACGTCAGAATGCCCATACTGACATTCCTCACTGGTCATTCGAAACTGTACACAAACAGTTACTGGCTCAATGGGAAGATTTACTCCAAAGAATTGAAATCTCTCCCCGCACCCCCGAAGCACAGAAACGTATGTTCTACACCGGCCTCTATCATACCATGATTATGCCTGTAGACCGCAGTGGAGAGAATCCTCTTTGGGCAGATGACGAACCTTATTACGATGACTTCTACGCCATCTGGGACACTTACCGCACTTCTACTCCACTCATCACCCTGATAGACCCGAAACGTGAAACAGACATCGTCCGTTCACTTATCAACATCTACAAACGAGACGGCTACATGCCCGACGCTCGTAGCGGTAACAGCAATGGACGTACCCAAGGCGGTTCGAATGCTGAAATCGTAATAGCCGATGCTTTCGTAAAAGGTCTAGAAGGAATAGACTACGAACTCGGTCTGCAAGCCATGCTGAAAGATGCAACCGTCTGCCCCGGAGACCGCCATGAAGCGGAAGGACGTGGTGGACTGATCCCCTACCTGGAACTCGGCTATATCCCCTACGGCATCCCCCGCGCCGGAAACCGCACCGTAGAATATTCTTATTGTGACTATGCCATCTCCCTGGTTGCCAAAGGTCTGGGAAAAGAGGACCTTTACCAACACTACCTGAAACAATCCGGAAATTGGAAGAATCTCTGGCGTGACGATTATGAACATGCCGGTGCCAAAGGTTTTATCATGCCCCGTGACGAAAAAGGTAATTGGCTGGATGAAATCACTTTCGGAAAATCCAAGATACAAAAACCGACCTTTACCTATACCCCCGTCACCTTTGAAGGCCCCTGGTACACTCCCTGGTGGAACATGTTCTTCTATGAAGCTTCTTCGTGGGAGTATTCTCTGAGTATTCCGCACGATGTTCCCGGACTGATTGAAAAATGCGGCGGTGCAGAGAAGTTTGAAACACGTCTGGACATTTTCTTCGACAAGGGCTTCTTCAATGTAAACAATGAACCGTCTTTCCTCTCCCCCTGTCTTTATCATTGGTTGGGAAAGCCCTACCGGAGCAGCGACCGTATCCGCGAAATCCTTTCCAGGAACTACAACGATGGTCCTGTCGGACTACCGGGAAATGACGACTCGGGTGCCATGTCGTCCTGGCTCGTTTTCCACATGATGGGATTATATCCCAATGCCGGACAAGATTATTATCTTATCAATACTCCTTTATTAGAAGAAACAATCTTCCGGTTGGATAACGGAAAGACTTTCCGGATTTCCACCCAGGGGCTTTCGGACAAGAACAGATACATACAATCCGTCACCCTGAACGGAGCGGCTTACCCTTACTCAGCTATACGGCATAAAGACATCATTGCCGGTGGTGAACTAATCCTGAAGATGGGAAAGAAACCAAGTGAATGGGGGCAGCAATTATTGTCGAACGAAGAAAACAAGAAATGA
- a CDS encoding RagB/SusD family nutrient uptake outer membrane protein encodes MKKKYILPIALLTLAISGCTDLDVDVKSFHTEYPDSEIAIEAKTSDVYYAFAGPLNRRYNELVTFSSDEAMGVSFDGDYYDSGNNSHPSLHNSLADDACIGWYGDLPSGITKCNQAIIELGGDEASPTAIAPVRAARAFYHFILMDCFGDIPILERTPEENEAVERAPRADVARWIESELLAIRDDMTTEVNTATYGKPTRWMVDALLAKLYINWNVYTKDVTSADWSATAANEKLNDCIAACDDIIRSDLFNLSDDYKAKFLYNNGPHIKDFIYAMDYDCVTRTGMNYARFRTWRRGQNDGSGGAGFYTVAMSNSVGGNIAMTEEFANLFCLEGDRRNDCVVGGDLYQIDATTAEKTGNRNMYQGQAVSLSKSITLKIIYDDNGDPVPPGPAYDNLNTGANITGWTQGWRSIKFAAYVTEYNQYGRSQSNDVPIFRYADILLTKCEAILRGGSATNGDTPQSLFNQIRTYVHAPLISANPTLDELLDERGREFFDENWRRNDLIRFGEYERDWGFKNIVNPSAKTKLTNRIFPLPQDILNTNTNWNQNEGY; translated from the coding sequence ATGAAGAAAAAATATATTCTCCCGATAGCACTGCTGACTTTAGCAATAAGCGGCTGCACAGACTTGGATGTGGATGTTAAATCATTCCACACCGAATATCCGGATTCGGAAATAGCTATTGAGGCCAAGACCTCCGACGTATACTATGCTTTCGCCGGTCCTTTGAACCGTCGCTACAACGAGTTGGTAACATTCTCGTCCGACGAAGCTATGGGTGTAAGTTTTGACGGCGACTACTACGACTCCGGCAACAACTCTCACCCTTCATTACACAACTCATTGGCTGACGACGCCTGCATCGGCTGGTATGGAGATTTACCAAGCGGCATCACCAAGTGCAATCAAGCTATCATCGAACTAGGTGGCGACGAGGCTTCCCCTACAGCCATTGCCCCTGTGCGTGCTGCACGCGCTTTCTATCACTTCATTCTGATGGATTGCTTTGGTGACATACCTATTCTGGAACGTACTCCCGAAGAAAATGAAGCAGTGGAGCGTGCCCCCCGTGCCGATGTAGCCCGCTGGATTGAATCGGAGTTATTAGCCATACGCGATGATATGACCACGGAAGTAAATACCGCCACTTACGGCAAACCTACCCGCTGGATGGTAGACGCCTTGTTGGCCAAACTTTACATCAACTGGAACGTATACACAAAGGATGTAACAAGTGCCGATTGGTCAGCTACGGCCGCCAACGAAAAGCTGAACGACTGTATTGCTGCCTGCGACGACATCATCCGTAGCGACTTGTTCAACTTAAGTGACGACTATAAAGCCAAGTTCCTCTATAATAACGGTCCGCACATAAAAGACTTCATTTATGCTATGGATTATGACTGCGTGACCCGTACAGGTATGAACTATGCCCGCTTCCGCACTTGGCGACGCGGACAGAACGACGGTAGTGGCGGTGCAGGTTTCTACACCGTAGCTATGAGTAACTCCGTGGGTGGCAATATTGCCATGACTGAGGAATTTGCCAACTTGTTCTGTTTGGAAGGTGACCGTCGTAACGACTGTGTGGTAGGAGGTGATCTCTATCAGATAGATGCCACAACAGCCGAAAAGACAGGAAATCGCAACATGTACCAAGGCCAGGCAGTCAGCTTATCAAAGAGCATTACACTAAAAATTATTTACGACGATAATGGCGATCCGGTTCCTCCGGGTCCCGCTTACGACAACCTAAATACAGGCGCTAACATCACCGGTTGGACACAAGGCTGGCGTTCCATCAAATTCGCAGCTTACGTAACGGAATACAACCAGTACGGCCGCAGCCAAAGCAATGATGTGCCTATCTTCCGCTATGCCGATATCCTGTTGACCAAATGCGAAGCTATCCTACGCGGTGGTTCTGCTACCAATGGCGACACCCCACAAAGCCTGTTCAATCAAATTCGCACCTACGTACACGCTCCTTTGATTAGTGCCAATCCCACCTTAGACGAACTGCTGGATGAACGTGGCCGCGAGTTCTTCGACGAAAACTGGCGTCGCAATGACTTAATTCGCTTTGGAGAGTACGAACGCGACTGGGGCTTCAAAAACATCGTCAACCCGAGTGCCAAGACCAAACTAACCAACCGTATCTTTCCATTACCGCAAGACATATTGAATACGAATACAAACTGGAATCAGAACGAGGGATATTAA
- a CDS encoding SusC/RagA family TonB-linked outer membrane protein, protein MLNVQLKRKRTFAQSVLFVVFLLSSTLAFAQNKVTGTVTDKSGEPLAGVNVLEKGTTNGCITDLDGKYSIEVKRGQALIFTFIGFTKKEVQVNQSAINVVMEEDSQTLDEVVVVGYGSMTRKDVTSSITTVKADQLNKGAFSSPSELLQGKVPGLTVTNTSDPSGTGSITLRGSSSLRDGAAMEPYYVVDGVPGVDLALVSPEDIESIDVLRDATATAIYGSKAANGVIIVTTKKGSKERTTVSYSAYVAADNIMKRLDVMTANELRAYAKANNITLLNDEGANTNWQDEVSRTALTHNHNVSINGGNDKTTYSASINYMNKQGVIRGSDMERITARSFVQTKTLKDRLELAFSVNASITDANSVPTGEYNGESVYDAMYYYSPLAPVKNADGSWYRRQDISQNMNPMSMIHEDLYRQKNKYLQGIAKATLDIIDGLKFNLNISMQNQQWIYSNYNSTNSQLTATSSRHGQATRQTLENQKKQLEAYFNYDKTFAEKHKLGLMAGYSWEQSDDNDGFGLTAYNFYNDDLLYYNLGMANNMDIDGIWSDDNKRLSTLRMISFYGRINYSYNSKYLFQATVRRDGSSAFGRNNRWATFPSVSLAWRITEENFMKDQSLFDDLKLRIGYGVSGNSLGFNAYTALQTYSASGWFNYTNAEGITQAYRTLAATRNANPNLKWERTGMFNVGIDFGFLGNRLTGTIEYYDKRTKDLINGYAVSTNRFPYGWMDANVGEISNKGIELTINATPVKGRNFTWETSLNLSHNKNEVVSLSNSTYSVEYLNKAYLNLGGYNTANVQRIMEGEPIGTFYTWKWAGYDDSGASVFYQFNEDGTPVIGEDGKQATTGDPQNKDKVKCGNAQPKLTYGWNNTFSYKNWSLTAFIQGVLGNKIYNATRAQYSNVSLVSAGKNVLADVATEQKATDSRSQAPSDRYIENGSYLRLSTLTLSYNFGKLGDWVNSLRVYATCNNVFTLTGYKGTDPEISLGGTAPGIDARHSRYPRTRTFMFGLNVNF, encoded by the coding sequence ATGCTGAATGTACAATTAAAAAGAAAAAGGACATTTGCGCAAAGCGTGCTCTTTGTAGTGTTCTTGCTAAGTAGTACCTTAGCATTTGCCCAGAACAAGGTTACCGGTACTGTTACAGACAAATCTGGTGAACCATTGGCAGGCGTCAATGTATTAGAAAAAGGCACCACCAATGGTTGTATCACCGATCTTGACGGTAAATACTCTATAGAAGTGAAAAGAGGGCAAGCCCTCATATTTACTTTCATTGGCTTTACTAAAAAAGAGGTTCAAGTGAACCAAAGCGCTATTAATGTAGTAATGGAAGAAGATTCCCAAACACTAGATGAAGTAGTAGTAGTGGGGTATGGTAGCATGACGCGTAAGGATGTTACCAGCTCTATCACGACAGTGAAAGCAGACCAATTAAATAAAGGTGCATTTTCTTCACCTTCGGAACTGCTGCAAGGTAAAGTTCCCGGACTGACTGTTACTAATACATCAGACCCTTCGGGTACAGGCTCTATCACCCTGCGTGGTTCATCATCTCTGCGTGATGGCGCTGCCATGGAACCTTATTATGTGGTAGACGGTGTGCCAGGTGTAGACCTCGCACTTGTCTCCCCTGAAGATATAGAGAGCATTGACGTGTTGCGTGATGCTACCGCTACCGCAATTTATGGTTCGAAAGCTGCCAATGGTGTTATCATCGTTACCACCAAAAAGGGCAGCAAAGAACGGACTACCGTAAGCTATAGCGCTTATGTGGCTGCTGACAATATAATGAAGCGTCTAGATGTAATGACAGCTAACGAACTACGCGCTTATGCTAAGGCAAACAATATAACACTATTGAATGACGAAGGCGCTAACACTAACTGGCAGGATGAAGTATCACGTACGGCACTGACGCACAATCACAATGTCAGTATCAACGGTGGTAACGATAAGACCACTTACAGTGCTAGTATCAACTATATGAACAAACAAGGTGTTATCCGAGGTAGCGATATGGAGCGTATCACAGCCCGTTCATTCGTTCAAACCAAAACACTCAAAGACCGTCTGGAATTGGCATTCAGTGTCAACGCCAGTATCACCGATGCAAATAGTGTACCTACCGGCGAATATAATGGCGAAAGTGTGTATGACGCTATGTACTACTACTCACCGTTAGCTCCTGTAAAGAATGCAGACGGAAGCTGGTATCGTCGCCAGGACATATCACAGAATATGAATCCAATGTCTATGATTCACGAAGACCTGTACAGACAGAAGAATAAATATCTGCAAGGCATTGCTAAGGCTACCCTTGACATCATAGATGGCCTGAAATTCAACCTCAATATATCTATGCAAAACCAGCAGTGGATTTACAGCAATTACAATTCTACCAATTCGCAGCTGACTGCTACTTCTTCACGCCACGGACAAGCCACTCGCCAGACGCTTGAAAATCAGAAGAAGCAGTTGGAAGCATACTTCAACTATGACAAGACTTTTGCCGAAAAACACAAACTGGGTCTGATGGCCGGTTATTCATGGGAACAAAGCGATGACAATGACGGATTCGGACTAACAGCCTACAACTTCTATAATGATGATTTGCTGTACTATAATCTGGGAATGGCCAATAATATGGACATAGACGGAATCTGGAGTGATGATAACAAAAGACTTTCTACCCTGCGCATGATTTCATTCTATGGTCGTATAAACTATAGTTACAACAGCAAGTACCTGTTCCAAGCCACTGTGCGTCGTGACGGTTCTTCGGCTTTCGGACGAAATAACCGTTGGGCTACATTCCCCTCTGTATCATTAGCGTGGCGTATTACCGAAGAAAATTTCATGAAAGATCAAAGTCTATTTGATGACTTAAAACTACGCATCGGTTATGGGGTAAGCGGTAATTCACTGGGGTTTAATGCCTATACTGCTCTTCAAACTTACAGTGCATCCGGCTGGTTTAATTACACCAATGCCGAAGGTATTACACAAGCCTATCGTACATTGGCCGCCACTCGTAATGCCAACCCCAATCTAAAATGGGAGCGGACAGGCATGTTCAACGTAGGTATCGATTTTGGTTTCCTAGGCAACCGACTTACCGGTACAATTGAGTACTACGACAAACGTACTAAAGACCTGATCAACGGATATGCCGTATCAACCAACCGTTTTCCTTATGGTTGGATGGATGCCAACGTAGGTGAGATTAGCAACAAAGGTATCGAACTCACTATCAACGCTACACCGGTAAAGGGTCGCAATTTCACTTGGGAAACCAGCCTGAATCTGTCGCACAACAAGAATGAAGTGGTAAGCCTCTCCAACAGTACTTATTCTGTAGAATATCTGAACAAGGCATATTTGAACTTAGGCGGATATAATACAGCCAACGTACAACGCATCATGGAAGGCGAACCTATCGGCACATTCTACACTTGGAAATGGGCAGGATATGACGATTCCGGTGCCTCCGTATTCTATCAATTCAACGAAGACGGCACACCCGTGATAGGCGAAGACGGTAAGCAAGCCACTACCGGAGATCCACAGAACAAGGATAAAGTGAAATGTGGCAACGCACAGCCCAAACTGACTTATGGCTGGAATAATACGTTCAGTTACAAGAACTGGTCATTGACAGCATTCATTCAAGGAGTTTTGGGTAACAAAATATACAATGCCACTCGCGCACAATATAGCAACGTATCATTAGTTTCAGCCGGTAAAAATGTTCTGGCTGATGTAGCTACCGAACAAAAAGCCACAGACAGCCGTTCACAAGCTCCATCAGATCGATATATTGAAAACGGAAGTTACCTGCGCCTTTCAACTCTTACCCTGAGTTATAACTTCGGTAAATTGGGAGATTGGGTAAACAGCCTGCGCGTATATGCCACTTGCAACAACGTATTCACACTGACCGGTTATAAAGGTACCGACCCTGAAATCTCTTTAGGAGGTACAGCTCCGGGTATTGATGCACGTCATTCCCGTTATCCGCGCACACGAACATTCATGTTCGGTTTAAACGTAAATTTCTAA